Proteins from a genomic interval of Echeneis naucrates chromosome 21, fEcheNa1.1, whole genome shotgun sequence:
- the rubcnl gene encoding protein RUBCNL-like isoform X2 — MGTFRDMSSVCRPGYASWCVDTPTAVPKEEPSDPNHQSAGPGSIPLLLLSPPGSSGGETTSPERTQTRSLVQSSSASSDSVKAANRLGGEGEDDEEGGRRTLSPSGAEVRSREDLSPQNPDPGGFLLPRSSPVVSRRHRPVSWHGEEPDSSGPSSLNFPDSGSLSPDQCGHPSASSLEDLGSRPGPGHLCPSVQEEKKPHCVSVSSYLNQSLISLFHLPFSGQQRLAEEQRGRGQASYDTAGRSSPNRKLRTHSGIPEFSADAFKTSCDLDKENAHFVVVDLVLEVLEAAKWTLSSDRKRHKYTTSAEDSPTHSCSTAGQCSRRRTKQHTQDQNDKDEAEHQPKKFSVLSSDSGFEESGLDATVTPRDSRESPSPNAEWLAQQLVLEFKTSWLPSSEPQRGRQSLRSTLQELPGTGAVAVSGGSLTEEIRLRTRMRGSLTWAPPRFQIIFTVQPTLRRSEVVALQHFLCAGCGTEVEPRYIKKLRYCDYLGRYFCDCCHGGSESVIPARVLSSWDFNRYPVSDFSKQLLDSVWFQPLFDLTCVGKTLCSRVKELDKFRELQDQLICIRKLLNSCRFSGREMMEFGQLPDHLISKSLPLFSMDDLLKVKKGQLVTQARAVLYAAVSHVENCQLCLARGFICEFCRERDVIFPFQSDVCRRCPVCKACFHKHCFVEKKCPKCARIQSRRKAADGPKRNKTEAATTIDGQQI, encoded by the exons ATGGGGACCTTCAGGGACATGTCCTCTGTCTGCAGGCCTGGATATGCCAGCTGGTGTGTGGACACACCGACAGCTGTTCCCAAAG AAGAACCATCTGATCCAAACCATCAGTCAGCTGGTCCAGGATCGATCCCGCTGCTCCTCCTGTCGCCACCCGGATCCTCTGGAGGAGAGACCACGTCCCCAGAGAGGACACAAACCAGGTCCCTGGTCCAGTCCAGCTCTGCTTCGTCCGACTCTGTCAAAGCTGCTAACCGTCTTGGTGGTGAaggtgaggatgatgaggaaggTGGGAGGAGGACGCTGAGTCCTTCAGGAGCTGAAGTCAGGAGCAGGGAGGATCTGTCTCCTCAGAATCCAGATCCTGGAGGGTTCCTCCTCCCCAGGAGCAGCCCGGTTGTCTCCAGACGTCACCGGCCCGTCTCCTGGCACGGGGAGGAACCGGATTCCTCTGGTCCTTCAAG TCTGAACTTTCCTGATTCTGGTTCACTGAGTCCGGATCAGTGTGGACATCCATCAGCTTCCAGTCTGGAGGATCTgggatccagaccaggacccgGTCACCTGTGTCCCTCAGTccaggaggagaagaagccaCACTGCGTCTCAGTCTCATCATATCTGAACCAATCCCTGATTTCGCTGTTCCACCTGCCCTTCAGTGGACAACAGAGATTGGCTGAGGAGcagagggggcggggccaagCCAGCTATGATACAGCAG gaCGATCATCTCCAAACAGAAAACTGAGGACTCACAGCGGAATCCCAGAATTCTCTGCAGACGCCTTCAAAACCAGCTGTGACCTGGACAAG GAAAACGCTCACTTCGTCGTGGTGGATTTGGTCCTGGAGGTTCTGGAAGCGGCCAAGTGGACTCTGAGCTCTGACCGAAAAcgacacaaatacacaacctCTGCAGAGGACAGCcccacacacagctgcagcacagctgGCCAGTGTTCACGAAGAcgcacaaaacaacacacacaggaccaAAACGACAAAGACGAGGCCGAACATCAGCCAAAGaagttctctgtcctctcctccgACAGCGGCTTCGAAG AAAGCGGTTTGGATGCGACAGTGACGCCCAGAGATTCTCGGGAGAGTCCGTCTCCCAA TGCGGAGTGGTTGGCCCAGCAGCTGGTGCTGGAGTTCAAGACGAGCTGGCTTCCTTCCAGTGAGCCTCAGCGTGGACGCCAAAGCCTCCGCAGCACGCTTCAGGAG CTGCCGGGGACGGGAGCCGTGGCGGTGAGCGGCGGCAGCCTGACAGAGGAGATCCGGCTCCGGACCAGGATGAGAGGGTCCCTGACTTGGGCCCCTCCTCGCTTCCAGATCATTTTCACTGTTCAGCCGACGCTCAG ACGCAGCGAGGTCGTGGCCTTACAGCACTTCCTGTGTGCTGGCTGTGGGACGGAGGTGGAGCCCC GATACATCAAGAAGCTGCGATACTGCGACTACCTGGGCAG ATATTTCTGTGACTGCTGCCACGGCGGCTCTGAGTCGGTGATTCCTGCTCGAGTTCTGTCCTCCTGGGACTTTAACCG ATATCCTGTGAGCGACTTCTCCAAGCAGCTGCTGGACTCCGTCTGGTTTCAGCCTCTGTTCGACCTGACCTGTGTTGGAAAGACGCTCTGCAGCCGAGTGAAGGAGCTGGACAAGTTCAGG GAGCTGCAGGATCAGCTGATCTGCATCAGGAAGCTGCTCAACAGCTGCAGATTCTCAGGAAG gGAGATGATGGAGTTTGGGCAGCTTCCTGATCACCTGATCTCCAAGTCACTGCCTCTCTTCTCCATGGACGACCTGCTGAAGGTCAAGAAGGGTCAGCTGGTGACGCAGGCGAGGGCGGTGCTTTATGCAGCTGTCAGCCATGTTGAAAACTGCCAG ctctgccTCGCTAGAGGTTTCATCTGTGAGTTCTGCCGAGAAAGAGACGTCATCTTCCCCTTTCAGAGCGACGTGTGTCGGCGATGTCCAG TGTGTAAGGCCTGTTTTCACAAACACTGCTTTGTGGAGAAGAAGTGTCCGAAATGTGCTCGGATCCAGTCACGGAGAAAAGCTGCAGACGGGCCCAAGAGGAACAAGACTGAAGCCGCCACCACCATCGACGGTCAACAGATCTGA
- the rubcnl gene encoding protein RUBCNL-like isoform X1, protein MGTFRDMSSVCRPGYASWCVDTPTAVPKGLSEEPSDPNHQSAGPGSIPLLLLSPPGSSGGETTSPERTQTRSLVQSSSASSDSVKAANRLGGEGEDDEEGGRRTLSPSGAEVRSREDLSPQNPDPGGFLLPRSSPVVSRRHRPVSWHGEEPDSSGPSSLNFPDSGSLSPDQCGHPSASSLEDLGSRPGPGHLCPSVQEEKKPHCVSVSSYLNQSLISLFHLPFSGQQRLAEEQRGRGQASYDTAGRSSPNRKLRTHSGIPEFSADAFKTSCDLDKENAHFVVVDLVLEVLEAAKWTLSSDRKRHKYTTSAEDSPTHSCSTAGQCSRRRTKQHTQDQNDKDEAEHQPKKFSVLSSDSGFEESGLDATVTPRDSRESPSPNAEWLAQQLVLEFKTSWLPSSEPQRGRQSLRSTLQELPGTGAVAVSGGSLTEEIRLRTRMRGSLTWAPPRFQIIFTVQPTLRRSEVVALQHFLCAGCGTEVEPRYIKKLRYCDYLGRYFCDCCHGGSESVIPARVLSSWDFNRYPVSDFSKQLLDSVWFQPLFDLTCVGKTLCSRVKELDKFRELQDQLICIRKLLNSCRFSGREMMEFGQLPDHLISKSLPLFSMDDLLKVKKGQLVTQARAVLYAAVSHVENCQLCLARGFICEFCRERDVIFPFQSDVCRRCPVCKACFHKHCFVEKKCPKCARIQSRRKAADGPKRNKTEAATTIDGQQI, encoded by the exons ATGGGGACCTTCAGGGACATGTCCTCTGTCTGCAGGCCTGGATATGCCAGCTGGTGTGTGGACACACCGACAGCTGTTCCCAAAGGTCTGTCAG AAGAACCATCTGATCCAAACCATCAGTCAGCTGGTCCAGGATCGATCCCGCTGCTCCTCCTGTCGCCACCCGGATCCTCTGGAGGAGAGACCACGTCCCCAGAGAGGACACAAACCAGGTCCCTGGTCCAGTCCAGCTCTGCTTCGTCCGACTCTGTCAAAGCTGCTAACCGTCTTGGTGGTGAaggtgaggatgatgaggaaggTGGGAGGAGGACGCTGAGTCCTTCAGGAGCTGAAGTCAGGAGCAGGGAGGATCTGTCTCCTCAGAATCCAGATCCTGGAGGGTTCCTCCTCCCCAGGAGCAGCCCGGTTGTCTCCAGACGTCACCGGCCCGTCTCCTGGCACGGGGAGGAACCGGATTCCTCTGGTCCTTCAAG TCTGAACTTTCCTGATTCTGGTTCACTGAGTCCGGATCAGTGTGGACATCCATCAGCTTCCAGTCTGGAGGATCTgggatccagaccaggacccgGTCACCTGTGTCCCTCAGTccaggaggagaagaagccaCACTGCGTCTCAGTCTCATCATATCTGAACCAATCCCTGATTTCGCTGTTCCACCTGCCCTTCAGTGGACAACAGAGATTGGCTGAGGAGcagagggggcggggccaagCCAGCTATGATACAGCAG gaCGATCATCTCCAAACAGAAAACTGAGGACTCACAGCGGAATCCCAGAATTCTCTGCAGACGCCTTCAAAACCAGCTGTGACCTGGACAAG GAAAACGCTCACTTCGTCGTGGTGGATTTGGTCCTGGAGGTTCTGGAAGCGGCCAAGTGGACTCTGAGCTCTGACCGAAAAcgacacaaatacacaacctCTGCAGAGGACAGCcccacacacagctgcagcacagctgGCCAGTGTTCACGAAGAcgcacaaaacaacacacacaggaccaAAACGACAAAGACGAGGCCGAACATCAGCCAAAGaagttctctgtcctctcctccgACAGCGGCTTCGAAG AAAGCGGTTTGGATGCGACAGTGACGCCCAGAGATTCTCGGGAGAGTCCGTCTCCCAA TGCGGAGTGGTTGGCCCAGCAGCTGGTGCTGGAGTTCAAGACGAGCTGGCTTCCTTCCAGTGAGCCTCAGCGTGGACGCCAAAGCCTCCGCAGCACGCTTCAGGAG CTGCCGGGGACGGGAGCCGTGGCGGTGAGCGGCGGCAGCCTGACAGAGGAGATCCGGCTCCGGACCAGGATGAGAGGGTCCCTGACTTGGGCCCCTCCTCGCTTCCAGATCATTTTCACTGTTCAGCCGACGCTCAG ACGCAGCGAGGTCGTGGCCTTACAGCACTTCCTGTGTGCTGGCTGTGGGACGGAGGTGGAGCCCC GATACATCAAGAAGCTGCGATACTGCGACTACCTGGGCAG ATATTTCTGTGACTGCTGCCACGGCGGCTCTGAGTCGGTGATTCCTGCTCGAGTTCTGTCCTCCTGGGACTTTAACCG ATATCCTGTGAGCGACTTCTCCAAGCAGCTGCTGGACTCCGTCTGGTTTCAGCCTCTGTTCGACCTGACCTGTGTTGGAAAGACGCTCTGCAGCCGAGTGAAGGAGCTGGACAAGTTCAGG GAGCTGCAGGATCAGCTGATCTGCATCAGGAAGCTGCTCAACAGCTGCAGATTCTCAGGAAG gGAGATGATGGAGTTTGGGCAGCTTCCTGATCACCTGATCTCCAAGTCACTGCCTCTCTTCTCCATGGACGACCTGCTGAAGGTCAAGAAGGGTCAGCTGGTGACGCAGGCGAGGGCGGTGCTTTATGCAGCTGTCAGCCATGTTGAAAACTGCCAG ctctgccTCGCTAGAGGTTTCATCTGTGAGTTCTGCCGAGAAAGAGACGTCATCTTCCCCTTTCAGAGCGACGTGTGTCGGCGATGTCCAG TGTGTAAGGCCTGTTTTCACAAACACTGCTTTGTGGAGAAGAAGTGTCCGAAATGTGCTCGGATCCAGTCACGGAGAAAAGCTGCAGACGGGCCCAAGAGGAACAAGACTGAAGCCGCCACCACCATCGACGGTCAACAGATCTGA